The following proteins are co-located in the Sphingomonas donggukensis genome:
- a CDS encoding tetratricopeptide repeat protein, whose product MIAYAAVIAMQIACIVHVIRNRRNQLWIMALFFLPVASAIAYFVVEVLPGMQGNRHVRTVKAAALAKIDPERELRAARDALDLSDTVANRVRVADALADLGRHDEAVAAYREALSRTTIGDAATRAKLARSLFETGDAAAALAMLDDLAPVTGQNETDRRAMLRARIFDHLGREDEALEIYADVVTRLPGEEARCRYAGLLLEQGYEGRARRVLEEVEARMKRLDRQQRAAEADMYAWATRKLAELRAND is encoded by the coding sequence TTGATCGCCTATGCCGCGGTGATCGCGATGCAGATCGCCTGCATCGTCCATGTCATCCGCAATCGCCGCAACCAGCTGTGGATCATGGCGCTGTTCTTCCTGCCCGTCGCCAGCGCGATCGCGTATTTCGTGGTCGAAGTGCTGCCGGGCATGCAGGGCAACCGTCACGTCCGCACGGTGAAGGCGGCGGCGCTTGCGAAGATCGATCCGGAGCGCGAGTTGCGCGCGGCGCGCGATGCGCTCGACCTGTCCGATACCGTGGCCAACCGGGTGCGGGTCGCCGACGCGCTGGCCGATTTAGGGCGGCATGACGAGGCGGTGGCCGCCTATCGCGAGGCGTTGTCGCGGACGACGATCGGCGACGCGGCGACCCGGGCGAAGCTCGCCCGCTCGCTGTTCGAGACGGGCGATGCGGCAGCGGCGCTGGCGATGCTCGACGACCTTGCCCCGGTGACCGGGCAGAACGAGACCGATCGCCGCGCAATGCTGCGGGCACGCATCTTCGATCATCTTGGCCGCGAGGACGAGGCGCTGGAGATCTATGCCGATGTGGTCACGCGCTTGCCCGGGGAGGAAGCGCGCTGCCGCTATGCGGGCCTTTTGCTGGAGCAGGGATATGAAGGCCGCGCGCGCCGCGTGCTGGAGGAGGTCGAGGCGCGGATGAAGCGGCTCGACCGGCAGCAGCGCGCGGCAGAGGCCGACATGTA